Proteins encoded by one window of Thalassoroseus pseudoceratinae:
- a CDS encoding serine/threonine protein kinase, protein MSEESTDVIDGYRSVNEIAAGSATVIEEVVEEASGTHFAMKMLRPEALENAEHKATLKREAKIGLGLKHPNIIETHKVKVTKQFGYIIMEYFRAPNLKQQLKSDLPGLQSRFRKLFDGLCQAFAHMHENGWIHKDIKPDNILFNRGGELRVIDFSLTVKKAGGLGKFLSLGGNVVQGTRTYIAPETIRKKPPTAATDIYSLGIVAFEVLTGRVPFAATTPGDMLRMHLQTPPPTPSAVNPNITPEMDRVIAKMLAKKPEKRYADMNELHAELRSVKAFKEDPAEMAAAIAKKTEEDRKANLASLSNRLDSRTDAERQALGIKSEAPKPKPKPKILDPTNKKKDNKQQNQPAAQGPPPQQMPPGYPQYPQYPQQMPPGYPQYPQQMPPGYGGQSYPQQGMPPQGMPPQPMPGQQPGPQPQNPQQQRPPQQQPPQQPAAEQKPPASEKKPEKKPQATEKADDLEEMSIDDLDIL, encoded by the coding sequence GTGTCCGAAGAGTCCACAGACGTAATTGATGGATATCGCTCAGTCAACGAGATTGCGGCCGGTAGTGCGACGGTGATCGAAGAAGTCGTGGAGGAAGCGAGCGGCACGCACTTCGCAATGAAAATGTTGCGTCCGGAGGCTCTCGAGAATGCCGAGCACAAAGCCACACTCAAACGCGAGGCGAAGATCGGGTTGGGATTGAAACACCCGAACATCATCGAAACACATAAAGTGAAGGTAACCAAGCAGTTCGGTTACATCATTATGGAGTATTTCCGTGCACCGAACTTGAAGCAACAACTCAAGAGCGATCTACCGGGATTGCAATCACGGTTTCGGAAACTATTTGACGGGTTGTGCCAAGCGTTCGCCCACATGCACGAAAACGGGTGGATTCACAAGGATATCAAGCCGGATAACATCCTTTTCAATCGTGGCGGAGAACTACGCGTCATCGACTTTTCTTTGACCGTGAAGAAGGCGGGTGGGCTCGGCAAGTTTCTTTCGCTTGGTGGAAATGTGGTCCAGGGAACGCGGACGTATATTGCGCCGGAAACGATCCGAAAGAAGCCACCAACCGCCGCGACGGATATCTACAGTTTGGGAATTGTTGCATTTGAAGTGCTCACTGGGCGAGTTCCGTTCGCTGCAACGACCCCGGGCGACATGCTCCGAATGCACTTGCAGACTCCGCCTCCCACACCTTCGGCTGTGAATCCAAATATCACTCCCGAGATGGATCGTGTCATCGCGAAGATGTTGGCGAAAAAGCCCGAAAAGCGCTACGCGGACATGAACGAACTTCACGCAGAACTTCGTTCTGTTAAAGCGTTTAAGGAAGATCCTGCTGAAATGGCCGCTGCCATTGCCAAAAAAACCGAGGAAGATCGCAAAGCCAATTTAGCCAGTCTGAGTAATCGACTCGATAGCCGAACGGACGCGGAGCGACAGGCACTCGGCATCAAGTCGGAGGCTCCCAAACCGAAGCCGAAACCAAAAATTTTGGATCCGACCAACAAGAAGAAAGACAACAAACAACAAAATCAACCGGCCGCTCAAGGACCGCCGCCCCAGCAAATGCCGCCAGGTTATCCCCAGTATCCGCAATACCCACAGCAAATGCCGCCGGGATATCCGCAATATCCGCAGCAAATGCCGCCGGGTTACGGTGGGCAGTCGTATCCGCAGCAGGGGATGCCCCCGCAGGGGATGCCACCACAACCGATGCCTGGGCAACAACCCGGTCCACAACCGCAAAATCCACAGCAACAACGGCCACCCCAACAACAACCGCCGCAGCAGCCAGCGGCAGAGCAAAAGCCTCCTGCTTCCGAGAAGAAACCAGAGAAAAAGCCTCAAGCAACCGAAAAGGCTGATGATCTGGAAGAAATGAGCATCGACGACTTGGATATCTTGTAA